In Gimesia panareensis, the genomic window AGCCGGCAAGACTGGCATCAATCATGGCAGACATCATCAACGATGACAATGAGCAGAATTCAGATCACGAAGCAGATTCTTCCTCGATTGAAAATCAATTCAAAGAGTATTTCATTTCTGACAAATCTCTGATTGAAGGTTTCCGGCAGGCCATGGCGCAGATTCCACGCGAAAAGCAATTCGCATTACAGGGCTCCACTGAATCTCCCTGGAAGAGTGAGATTTATCTCTCACCGAAATACTATGATGAGTATTAACACCGGACCGCCCCATTTATATCAAACATGCTTGATACAACATTCTCTCACCTGTTAGGATGAATGCCTGCGATTTACGTCCGTTTTCGAAATCAACACCCCCACTGAGGAGATTCGTTATGACACACGTCAATCGTCGCACATTCATGGGTGCTTCCCTGGCTTCAATGAGTCTGACGGCGTTGAGTCAGGCGGCGGTCTCCGCGAATGAAAAGGTGAAAGTCGCCCTGGTGGGATGTGGCGGACGCGGACGCGGCCTGGGAAGCTGGTTTGCGAAACTCCCCGAGAGTCAGCTGGTGGCGGTCTGCGACCCCGATCAGAGTCGCAGCGGTCAAATGGCAGATCAGGTCGCCAAGTCGGGAGCCAGACGTCCCGAGCAGGTTGAAGATTTCCGCAGACTGCTGGAGGGGGACAAGATCGATGCGATCGCGATTGCGACCCCCGATCACTGGCACACTCCCGCAGCGCTGATGGCCATTCAGGCGGGGAAAGACGTGTATGTGGAGAAGCCCTGCTCGCATAATATTCATGAAGGCCGACAACTGGTCAACGCCGCCCGCAAACACAAACGCGTCGTCCAACATGGCACCAACCTGCGGGCGACTCCCGTTTATGAGAAAGCGTGGAAACAGATTCAGGACGGCGTGATTGGTAAAGTGCTGATGGTCAAGGCGATCAATAATCAACGGCGGGCCCTGTATCCGCCCCGCCCCAATGAGCCTGTGCCCCAGGGCGTCAATTATGATCTGTGGCTCGGGCCGGCCCAGAAGCGGCCCTTTAACCGCAACTGTTTCCATACATCGTGGCACTGGAACTGGGATTTCGGCACCGGGGATATCGGCAACGATGGTGTGCACCAGATCGACATCGGCCGCTGGGCCATGAATCTGAAAGCGCCGAACGCGGTTTCCTGCAGCGGCGCGAAGCTCGGCTCCAAAGGGGATGCCCAGGAGACACCGGACACGATGGTCGTCACCTGGGAGTATGACGACCTGCTGTATGTCTATGAACAGCGCGACTTTACTCCCTATCGCATGCAGGCGCATCGTCACGATAACGACAACATCATCTACGGCGACAAGGGGTTCATGATGGTCGACCGTACCGGCTACCGGATCTTTTTCAAACATGAACGCGGTCCCGCTTTCGAACAGAAATGGCAGGACACGGGAGCCCATTACCAGAACTTCATCGACTGTGTGAAAAGCCGCAATTCCCAGGACCTGCTGGCGGAAATTGAAGAAGGCCATTATTCCGCGATGCTGAGTCACCTGGGGAATATCGCTTACCGTACCGGTCGCCGGCTGGTCTTCGATCCGAAAACGGAAACCTTCCCGGAAGATAAAGAAGCCAACCAGTACCTGACCAGAACTTATCGTGACGGATATGAACTGCCACAGGTATGAT contains:
- a CDS encoding Gfo/Idh/MocA family protein; protein product: MTHVNRRTFMGASLASMSLTALSQAAVSANEKVKVALVGCGGRGRGLGSWFAKLPESQLVAVCDPDQSRSGQMADQVAKSGARRPEQVEDFRRLLEGDKIDAIAIATPDHWHTPAALMAIQAGKDVYVEKPCSHNIHEGRQLVNAARKHKRVVQHGTNLRATPVYEKAWKQIQDGVIGKVLMVKAINNQRRALYPPRPNEPVPQGVNYDLWLGPAQKRPFNRNCFHTSWHWNWDFGTGDIGNDGVHQIDIGRWAMNLKAPNAVSCSGAKLGSKGDAQETPDTMVVTWEYDDLLYVYEQRDFTPYRMQAHRHDNDNIIYGDKGFMMVDRTGYRIFFKHERGPAFEQKWQDTGAHYQNFIDCVKSRNSQDLLAEIEEGHYSAMLSHLGNIAYRTGRRLVFDPKTETFPEDKEANQYLTRTYRDGYELPQV